One part of the Vitis riparia cultivar Riparia Gloire de Montpellier isolate 1030 chromosome 8, EGFV_Vit.rip_1.0, whole genome shotgun sequence genome encodes these proteins:
- the LOC117920812 gene encoding alpha-L-arabinofuranosidase 1, whose protein sequence is MGCFRASCKVLFCFFFLVSSVYQFLPIGADGNQTAQLIVDTKGPGRKMPETLFGLFFEEINHAGAGGLWAELVSNRGFEAGGPITPSNIDPWAVIGNESYVVVATDRSSPFERNKVALRVEVLCGNDSNSTNICPAGGVGVYNPGYWGMNVEQNKWFTVVMHVRSEEAVNISVALTSSNGVDTLAATNFVANACTVGNWTKYTANLRATATNSNARLQLTTTKKGVIWFDQVSVMPVDTYRNHNFRKDLSQMIADLKPRFLRFPGGCFVEGEWLRNAFRWKQTIGPWEERPGHFGDVWKYWTDDGLGYFEFLQLAEDIGALPVWVFNNGISHNDEVDTTSIGPFLQEALDSIEFARGASNSTWGSVRTAMGHGDPFNLKYIAIGNEDCWKKNYRGNYMRFYDAIKRVYPDIKLITNCDASSRKLNHPADYYDFHIYTSAINLYSMAHQFDRTSRDAPKAFVSEYAVTGKDAGSGTLLAALAEAAFLIGVEKNSDVVEMASYAPLFVNSNDRTWSPDAIVFNSSFVYGTPSYWMQHFFSNSSGATLLNSTLTTNSSSSLIASAITWKSPQDNKTYIKLKVVNFRNVSVSLKISVDGLQTNSLQLSGATKTVLTSSNVMDENSFKEPTKVTPFRFELKDVGKDLDAELPAYSFTAFDLLMDSSSLQTVETDAGYKSSI, encoded by the exons ATGGGTTGTTTCCGCGCCTCTTGCAAAGTCCTCTTCTGCTTCTTCTTTCTGGTTTCCTCTGTGTATCAGTTTTTGCCCATTGGGGCTGATGGGAACCAGACGGCGCAGCTGATCGTTGATACTAAAGGGCCTGGCCGGAAGATGCCAGAAACATTGTTTGGATTATTCTTTGAG GAGATCAACCATGCAGGAGCTGGTGGACTGTGGGCAGAGCTTGTCAGCAACAGAG GCTTTGAAGCGGGGGGCCCTATCACTCCCTCAAACATTGATCCCTGGGCTgtaattgggaatgaatcataTGTAGTTGTAGCAACAGATCGTTCATCACCCTTTGAGCGTAACAAAGTAGCGCTTCGAGTGGAGGTGCTCTGTGGCAATGACAGCAATAGCACTAATATCTGTCCAGCTGGAGGCGTTGGTGTCTACAACCCTGGGTACTGGGGCATG AATGTTGAACAAAATAAGTGGTTTACTGTGGTCATGCATGTTCGCTCAGAAGAAGCAGTCAATATATCTGTGGCATTGACTAGCTCAAATGGAGTGGACACCCTCGCTGCTACTAACTTTGT AGCTAATGCTTGTACTGTCGGAAACTGGACGAAATATACAGCTAATTTGCGAGCTACAGCAACAAATAGTAATGCAAGACTTCAATTGACAACAACCAAAAAGGGAGTGATATGGTTTGATCAAGTGTCAGTAATGCCTGTGGACACATACCGG AACCATAATTTCAGAAAAGATCTTTCACAAATGATAGCCGATTTGAAACCTCGATTTCTTAGGTTTCCAG GTGGCTGTTTCGTTGAAGGTGAGTGGTTAAGAAATGCATTTCGCTGGAAACAGACAATTGGGCCCTGGGAGGAGAGACCTGGACACTTTGGTGATGTTTGGAAGTACTGGACTGATGATGGACTTGGTTATTTCGAGTTCCTTCAA CTAGCGGAGGACATTGGTGCATTGCCAGTGTGGGTGTTCAACAATG GAATCAGCCACAATGATGAAGTCGATACCACTAGTATTGGACCCTTTCTGCAA GAAGCCCTTGATAGTATTGAGTTTGCGAGAGGTGCATCAAATTCTACATGGGGTTCTGTTAGGACTGCAATGGGACACGGAGAcccttttaacttaaaatatattgcAATTGGAAATGAGGATTGCTGGAAAAAGAATTACCGGG GAAACTACATGAGGTTCTATGATGCTATCAAACGAGTTTATCCAGACATCAAACTAATCACAAACTGTGATGCGTCTTCTCGGAAGTTGAATCACCCAGCCGATTACTATGATTTCCAT ATTTACACATCTGCCATCAACCTGTATAGTATGGCTCATCAATTTGATCGCACATCACGTGATGCTCCAAAG GCTTTTGTCAGTGAGTATGCTGTGACAGGTAAAGATGCTGGTTCAGGAACTCTTTTGGCAGCATTGGCTGAAGCTGCATTCCTCATTGGGGTGGAAAAGAACAG TGATGTTGTTGAGATGGCAAGCTATGCACCACTTTTTGTGAATTCCAATGACAGGAC CTGGAGCCCAGATGCAATCGTTTTCAATTCTTCCTTTGTGTATGGAACTCCTAGCTACTGGATGCAGCACTTTTTCAGCAACTCCAGTGGAGCGACTCTTCTCAATTCAACGCTCACGACTAATTCCTCCAGTTCACTTATTGCCTCTGCAATCACTTGGAAAAGCCCCCAGGATAACAAAACTTACATAaaattaaag GTTGTAAACTTCAGAAACGTGTCAGTGAGTCTCAAAATTTCCGTGGATGGGCTGCAGACCAACTCCCTACAATTGTCCGGGGCAACCAAGACTGTACTCACATCTAGCAATGTGATGGATGAGAATTCCTTCAAAGAACCAACCAAG GTTACACCATTCCGATTTGAACTTAAAGATGTAGGCAAGGACTTGGATGCTGAACTCCCTGCTTATTCTTTCACTGCATTTGATTTGTTGATGGACTCAAGTAGTCTCCAGACCGTGGAAACCGATGCTGGCTATAAATCTTCGATTTAA